TGCATTTAAACATGAAACTTTAGATGCAAGTGTAATTATTTGGACTACAACTCCTTGGACACTTCCTGCAAATACTGGTATTTCACTAAATGGTGAAGAAGAATATGTATTAACTGATGATAAATTTATTGTTGCTAAAAAATTATATAACTCATTAATTGAAAATGAAGTAATTTCTGGAAAAGTTGTTAAAGATATTAATCCAAATGATTTAGAAAATACTTATGCGATTAATCCGTTAAATGATAGAAAATCTAAAATTATTTTAGGTGAACACGTAATGATGGATTCAGGTTCAGGTGCTGTTCACACTGCGCCAGGTCATGGTGAGGATGATTATAAAGTAGGTTTAAAATACGATTTAGATGTAATTATGCCTGTTGATGCTTTTGGAAAGTATGACCAAACAATCGTAAGAGAAAAACTTTTTAGAGATACTGATAAATACTTAGGTATTAATGTATTCAAAGCAAATGAACCAATTTTAGAAGAATTGGGTGATGCTTTATTAAAAAGAATTGATATTACTCACTCGTATCCACATTGTTGGAGAACTCATACACCAATTATTTTTAGAGCAACTAAACAATGGTTTATCTCTATTGATGATGAGTATGGAAAAGAGAAAAAAACATTAAGAGAAAATGCTTTAAAAGTTGTTGAAGATTTAACTTTCTATCCTGAATGGGGAAGAAATAGATTAAAAGCTATGCTTGACGGACGTCCTGATTGGTGTATCTCAAGACAAAGAGATTGGGGTGTTCCAATTGCATTCTTTAGAAATAAATTAACTGATGAAATTATTTTTGATGAAGAAGTTATGACTCATACTGCTAAAATTTTTGAAGAAAAAGGTTGTGATGCTTGGTATGATTTAGAAATTCACGAGTTATTACCTGAAAATTCAAAATATAATGCAAGTGAATTAGAAAAAACTACTGATATTTTAGACGTATGGTTTGATTCAGGTTCTACTCAAAATGCAGTTTTAAGATCAGGGAATTATGATGCAGGAACTTTCCCTGCTGATATGTATTTAGAAGGAAGTGATCAACATAGAGGTTGGTTCCAATCTTCACTTTTAACTACTTTAGCTTCATCTGAGATTGCACCTTATAAGTCAATTTTAACTCATGGCTTTACTGTTGATGAAAAGGGTGAAAAAATGTCTAAGTCAAAAGGAAATGTTGTTGCACCTGATAAGGTAATGAAACAGTATGGTTCTGAGATTTTAAGACTATGGGTTGCTATGAGTGATTATCAAAGTGATTTAAAAATTTCTGATAATATTTTAAAACAAAATGCTGAGCTTTATAGAAAAATTAGAAATACAGCTAGGTTTTTACTTGCAAATGTTTCTGATTTAGAAGAAATTATTTCTGTTGATAAAATGGGTCCTTTAGATAAATGGGTTTTATCTCGAGCGAAATCAGTATTTAATGAAATTGAAGAAGCATTTAAAGTTTATGAATTCTCAAAAGGTTTAAATAAATTAAACAATTTCTTAGTTGTTGATTTATCTGGAATTTATTTAGATGTATGTAAAGATAGATTATATTGTGATGATAAAAATGATATTCATAGACTTGCATCTCAAAGTGCGATGGCATTAATTGCTAAAAAGTTAATCTCTACACTTGCTTGTATTTTAACTTATACAATGGATGAATTACTTTCTTTTGCACCAGCATTTTTAAAAGAAGATTGTAATGATATTTTTGATTATAAAAAAGTTGAATTACCAGAAGTTGAAGTTAATATTAATGCAGAAGTGTTATTATTAGCTAAAGAGAAGTTCTCTGAAATCAAAGATTCTTTAAGTAAAGAAAAAGTGATTAAATCAACACTAGAATTAGATTTATATACTAATAATTCTGATATTTTAGTTTTAGATAATACTGAAGCCTCAGATTGGTTCTTAGTTTCTTCTGTTTCAAATGAAAAACTTCAATCAGAAGTTCTAGGTTCTTTTGAGATTGATGGAACAAACTTTGAAGTTTATAAAGCTTCAATGCATAAGTGTCCAAGATGTTGGAAATTTACATCAACAAAAGAAGATTCTCTTTGTTCAAGATGTGAAGAAGTGATGAATTAGGAAATAATATTATGTTTCAAGATGAAGTAACATTAACATTTATATTTCAAACAATAGGAGCTATTTTAGCTCTTACTGCACTTGGAATATTTTTAGTGAAAAAAAAAGCAAAAGAGGAAAAATAAAATGATGCCATTTTCAGATGAAGACTTACAAGCTCCAGTAAGTTCAATTATAAAAACAAAAATTGCTCCAATGTTAGCACGAGATGGTGGTGCTATTGAATTACTAACAATTAAAGATGCAAGAGTATTTATCCAATTACAAGGTTCTTGTGTTGGTTGTAGTGCAAGTAGTAGTACTTTAAAGTATATTGTAGAAAAAGAATTAAAAACTGCAATTCATCCAGACTTAGATATTGTAAATGTACCTCAAGGAATGGAAGATAAATTAGAGGAGCTTTAATGATAAATGAAAGTAGATTATTAAATGAAGCTAATAGCTTTTTCTTACAAAGAAATTTTGAAAAAGCATTATTTATTTATGCTCAATTATCATCAACTTTTAAAGACAATAAAGAATACCCAATTTATGCATTATTTTGTGATATTGCAAGTGAAGATGAAGAAAAAGCCTTGTCTTTATATGACTATTTTTCTGTAGTAAAAGAAGATAGTTTGGAAGAAGCTATAACTTATGTTGAAGACATTGTGGATGCTTATGATGGTGATATTGACAAAATGATGGAAATGCTTAAAGATTTAAGTCTTTCTACTGTTGATGCTTTAGATGCTATAAAATATGAAGATTTTAAGAAACTAATAAGCGCAAGAGGTTCTTTTCGAATTGCTTTTGAAGATATAATGTTTTCTACAAAAGTAGCAATTGAAAATAAAGATGATTTTTTTGATTTTGTTACTAAATTAATTGATAATGATTTTAATAGTACGGCTTATACTTACTTAGATGGGTTTAATGAGTATTTTGCTTATGATGATGAAATTGAAAAACTATATAAAAGATTAGAAGAGAAGAACTTTGCAGCTAACAATCAATAATAAAATATTTACAGATAATTCAAATGAAGCGAATGAAAATGTTGCTTTTGTACTTTCATCTTTTAATGAAAGATTTAAACAAAGTGCTATAGATAATGGTTGTAAGGAAATTATTGCTTCAAGTGATTTAAAAAACTATCTTGATATGTCAAGTATCAAAATAATTGGAATTACTGGAACTAATGGTAAGACTACAACAGCAGCTGCTATTTATTCTATTCTTTTAGATTTAGGATACAAAGTTGCGCTTCAAGGTACTCGTGGTTTTTTTATCAATGATGAAAGAGTTGAAGATTACTCACTAACTACTCCAATGCAACTTGGAAATTTTGCACATATACAAAAAGCTATGCAGAATAAATGTGACTTTTTTATTATGGAAGTAAGTTCTCATGCAATAGTTCAAAAAAGAATTGAAGGTTTGAGTTTTGAGCTTAAAATTCATACTAATATTACAAGAGATCATTTAGATTATCACAAAACTATTGAAGAGTATATCAATATTAAAAATTCATTTTTTTCTGATGAGTGTAAAAAACTTATTAATAAAGATGACAAAATTGTAAAATATAATGTAAAAAATGGTTTTGCATATTCACTTGATGACCCATCAACTTATAAAGTCGGAGCATATTCTTTTAAAAATGGTATGCATGTGATGTTTTCATATTTTAATGAAATGCACTCTTTTTCATCATCAATGATGGGAATATTTAACGTTTATAATTTAATGGCTGCTTTAAGTGCTGTTCATATTACAACTCAAAAGCCTTTAGACGAGATTTGTGAAGCTGTTGAAAACTTTGCAGGGGTAAGTGGACGAATGGAAGTTATTAGTGATAATCCTTTAGTAATTGTTGATTTTGCTCATACTCCTGATGGGATGAAAGAAGTTTTACAAAGTTTTGCTCATAAAGATATTATTTGTGTATTTGGTGCAGGTGGAGATAGAGATCAAGATAAGCGTCCTTTAATGGGGCAAATTGCAGCAAATTATGCAAAACATATTATTGTAACTAGCGATAACCCAAGATTTGAAGACCCTGATTTAATTATTGAAGATATTTTAAAGGGCATTAAAAATCATCAAAGTGTAAATATTGATGTTAATAGAAAAGCAGCTATTAAAAAAGCTATTGAAATGGCTGATGAAAACTCAGTTGTTCTAGTTTTAGGAAAAGGCGATGAAATGAGTCAAATTATTTATGATAAGAAACTTCCTTTTTCTGATAAAGAAGAGATTTTAA
This sequence is a window from Poseidonibacter parvus. Protein-coding genes within it:
- the ileS gene encoding isoleucine--tRNA ligase, which codes for MDYKESLLLPKTAFPMRGNLPQNEPKKYKQWDDQKVYDKMKKNRESAPSFTLHDGPPYANGHIHIGHALNKVLKDIINKFHYFDGKSIRYVPGWDCHGLPIEQKVEEKIGSTKKKELPKSKLRQLCRDHATRFVDIQKDEFKKLGVIADWENPYLTMDFKFEANIFRELCAIAKQGLLIQRSKPVYWSWAAQTALAEAEVEHEDKVSPSIYVAFKHETLDASVIIWTTTPWTLPANTGISLNGEEEYVLTDDKFIVAKKLYNSLIENEVISGKVVKDINPNDLENTYAINPLNDRKSKIILGEHVMMDSGSGAVHTAPGHGEDDYKVGLKYDLDVIMPVDAFGKYDQTIVREKLFRDTDKYLGINVFKANEPILEELGDALLKRIDITHSYPHCWRTHTPIIFRATKQWFISIDDEYGKEKKTLRENALKVVEDLTFYPEWGRNRLKAMLDGRPDWCISRQRDWGVPIAFFRNKLTDEIIFDEEVMTHTAKIFEEKGCDAWYDLEIHELLPENSKYNASELEKTTDILDVWFDSGSTQNAVLRSGNYDAGTFPADMYLEGSDQHRGWFQSSLLTTLASSEIAPYKSILTHGFTVDEKGEKMSKSKGNVVAPDKVMKQYGSEILRLWVAMSDYQSDLKISDNILKQNAELYRKIRNTARFLLANVSDLEEIISVDKMGPLDKWVLSRAKSVFNEIEEAFKVYEFSKGLNKLNNFLVVDLSGIYLDVCKDRLYCDDKNDIHRLASQSAMALIAKKLISTLACILTYTMDELLSFAPAFLKEDCNDIFDYKKVELPEVEVNINAEVLLLAKEKFSEIKDSLSKEKVIKSTLELDLYTNNSDILVLDNTEASDWFLVSSVSNEKLQSEVLGSFEIDGTNFEVYKASMHKCPRCWKFTSTKEDSLCSRCEEVMN
- a CDS encoding NifU family protein; translation: MMPFSDEDLQAPVSSIIKTKIAPMLARDGGAIELLTIKDARVFIQLQGSCVGCSASSSTLKYIVEKELKTAIHPDLDIVNVPQGMEDKLEEL
- a CDS encoding UDP-N-acetylmuramoyl-L-alanyl-D-glutamate--2,6-diaminopimelate ligase, which encodes MQLTINNKIFTDNSNEANENVAFVLSSFNERFKQSAIDNGCKEIIASSDLKNYLDMSSIKIIGITGTNGKTTTAAAIYSILLDLGYKVALQGTRGFFINDERVEDYSLTTPMQLGNFAHIQKAMQNKCDFFIMEVSSHAIVQKRIEGLSFELKIHTNITRDHLDYHKTIEEYINIKNSFFSDECKKLINKDDKIVKYNVKNGFAYSLDDPSTYKVGAYSFKNGMHVMFSYFNEMHSFSSSMMGIFNVYNLMAALSAVHITTQKPLDEICEAVENFAGVSGRMEVISDNPLVIVDFAHTPDGMKEVLQSFAHKDIICVFGAGGDRDQDKRPLMGQIAANYAKHIIVTSDNPRFEDPDLIIEDILKGIKNHQSVNIDVNRKAAIKKAIEMADENSVVLVLGKGDEMSQIIYDKKLPFSDKEEILKQLNH